In one Myotis daubentonii chromosome 1, mMyoDau2.1, whole genome shotgun sequence genomic region, the following are encoded:
- the LOC132221893 gene encoding LOW QUALITY PROTEIN: olfactory receptor 4M1-like (The sequence of the model RefSeq protein was modified relative to this genomic sequence to represent the inferred CDS: inserted 1 base in 1 codon), whose amino-acid sequence MEPANYTRVTEFVLTGLSQTREVQLVLFAIFLFFYLFILPGNILIICTIRLDPHLTSPMYFLLANLAFLDIWYSSITAPKMLVDFFVERKIISFGGCIAQLFFLHFVGASEMFLLTVMAFDRYAAICRPLHYATIMNRRLCCILVALSWMGGFVHSIIQVILIVRLPFCGPNELDSYFCDITQVVRIACANTFPEELVMIFSSGLISVVCFIALLISYAFLLAMLKKHSSSGESTSRAISTCYSHITIVVLMFGPSIYIYARPFDSFSLDKVVSVFHTVIFPLLNPIIYTLRNKEVKTAMRKLVTXYILCKEK is encoded by the exons ATGGAACCTGCAAATTATACCCGGGTGACAGAATTTGTTCTCACTGGTCTATCGCAGACTCGGGAGGTACAACTAGTTCTATTTGCTATATTTCTATTCTTCTATTTGTTCATTCTACCAGGAAATATTCTTATTATTTGCACCATCAGGCTTGACCCCCATCTGACCTCACCCATGTATTTTCTGTTGGCTAATCTGGCCTTCCTTGACATTTGGTATTCCTCCATTACAGCCCCTAAAATGCTCGTAGATTTCTTTGTGGAAAGGAAGATAATTTCCTTTGGAGGGTGCATTGCGCAGCTCTTCTTCTTGCACTTTGTTGGGGCCTCAGAGATGTTCCTGCTCACAGTAATGGCCTTTGACCGCTATGCTGCTATCTGCCGTCCACTCCACTATGCTACCATCATGAATCGACGTCTCTGCTGTATTCTGGTTGCTCTTTCCTGGATGGGAGGCTTTGTTCATTCTATAATACAGGTGATTCTTATTGTTCGACTTCCCTTCTGTGGGCCCAATGAATTAGACAGCTACTTCTGTGACATCACACAGGTTGTCCGGATTGCCTGTGCCAACACCTTCCCAGAGGAGTTAGTGATGATCTTTAGCAGTGGTCTGATCTCTGTAGTGTGTTTCATTGCTCTACTGATATCCTATGCCTTCCTCCTGGCCATGCTCAAGAAACATTCAAGCTCAGGTGAGAGTACCAGCCGGGCCATATCCACATGCTATTCCCACATCACCATTGTAGTGCTAATGTTTGGGCCATCCATCTACATTTATGCTCGCCCATTTGACTCTTTTTCCCTAGATAAAGTGGTGTCTGTATTCCATACTGTGATATTCCCTTTACTTAACCCCATCATTTACACATTACGAAACAAGGAAGTAAAGACAGCCATGAGGAAGTTGGTAA gatatattttatgtaaagagAAGTGA